From Sporosarcina sp. FSL K6-3457:
ATATTTATTATTTTTGATAATCAAGAGCCGCGGCGCCTAGTGTTTTTGCTGCGAGAAGCATTGCATTTTCATCGAAATCAAATTTGGGATGATGATGCGGATAGGGGACGGCTGGTTTGGCACCAGTGAAGAAAAATGTCCCCGGCACTTTTTCAAGATAATAGGAAAAATCTTCACCGCCCATTTGTGGTGTCGATTCAACAACAGATTGTGCACCTGGAACGTTTTCCGCTACGGTTTTCAAAAATGCAGTTTCGGTGGCATGGTTGACGACAGCGGGATAGCCGCGTACGTATTCAAATTCGATTGTACAGTCATTGGCAAGTGCGGTTCCGTCAATTACGCGTTTCATCTCAAGCTCCATTAAATCACGGACCTTTGGATTGAATGAGCGGACTGTTCCTCCAAGTTTTGCGGAATCTGCAATGACGTTAAATGCATTTTCTGCAACAAACGAGCCGATGGATAATACAGCAGAGTCAATTGGATTGACGCGGCGAGCAACAAGCTGCTGTAAATTCATGACGAGTTGTGCGCCGATGACGATAGCATCTTTTGTCTGATGGGGAGCTGCACCATGACCGCCAGCACCTTGAATGGTGATTGTGAAACGGTCGGCTGCTGCCATAACAGGTCCTGCTAAATATTCAATTGTTCCTAAAGGTGTCAACGACCAAAGATGCGTACCGAAAATAACATCGACTCCGTCAAGACAGCCAGCTTCAATCATTGAAATAGCGCCACCTGGAGCATATTCTTCCGCGTGTTGGTGGATGAAAACATATTCACCAGCAAGATCTTCTTGTAATTCGTGAATGGCCTTGGCTACTTGGAGTAACGTCGCAGTGTGTCCATCATGTCCGCAGGCATGCATGACACCGGACACTGTCGATTTATAGGGCACATCTTTTTCATCCTGGATAGGGAGTGCATCGAAATCAGCGCGCAATGCGACTGTTTTACCAGGTCGACCGCCTTTGACGCGGGCAACGACACCGTTACCTCCAACCCCCATCTGGACGTCTACACCAAGATCCGCGTAAAAATCATGTATGTATTGCGCGGTGTGTTCTTCCTTAAAAGATAACTCGGGATGCATGTGAAGATGTCGACGTATGACAACCATATCTTCAAACGCACTATCCAACTTTTCAAATAGCTGTTCTTTCATAATTAGACCGCCCCTTTTCAGAATCTCATTCCTTCTATCTATTATATCAAACATCTGAGAGGGGGCAATGAGGCAAGGAAAAGGTTAGGCCTCCTCTTCCTTTACATTCGTGATATAGCTTGTGATGAAAGCACCACTTGTGAAAATATGTGGTGTGCTGTCGACGCCTGCTTCTGCATGACCTGTTAAATGGGCATCATGAAAAGAGGAGGAGTTTTTCCACATCTCATAATATGTGCTAGCAGACCATTCAGTCATCACAATATACGTATCAGAATCGAGGGGACGAAGTAGACGAAAAGCGATGAAGCCAAGTGTATCATCTAGTGCATGTGTACGTTCTTTAAAACGATGTTCAAAAATAGGACGCCCTTCATCAGTGACTGGTAGATGATTATAGACGAAATAACCGTTTTCATCGAGCGTACCCGAAGAGGCAAGCACTTCATAGCGACGCGGTGTTTGGAAAACCGTTTTGCCGTTTGTTTCATGTAATAACAGTGCATTAGTTCCAGCGTGCATGACAATCATCATCTCTTTCGGATATTTAGCCCTTACAGTCTCCATAAATGCGGGTGTTCCAGATGTCATATAAATATTCATACCCAAAAACCTCCTTCGATTCTTATCTCTACATATTCCCTAATTCCAGCAAATTAATCAATTACGCCTGAGTGCAATTCAAAATTTGTAATAGCTGCTGGAGGCTTAACTTGCTTCTACATGAAGCAAGTTAAACAAAGATTGACGAAATGATGGCAATTCATGAAAAAGGAAGCACAACTTTATGACAAGTGGGACGAAACGCTATACTTTACATAGGGAAACGTCTATATTTGAGTACGGATATATAACTTAGAAATACCATTATGAATGAAAGTGGGAATGGATAAAATGACACAATTTAACGATACACTACTCCGTGCTGCACGTGGCGAAAAGATTGAGCATACACCTGTCTGGTATATGAGACAGGCAGGCCGTTCACAGCCCGAGTATTTAAAAATTAAAGAGAAATATTCACTGGAAGAAATTACGCATCAGCCTGAGCTTTGTGCCTATGTGACGAAACTCCCGGTTGACCAATATAATGTTGATGCAGCTATTTTATATAAAGATATTGTAACACCTTTACCAGGACTTGGCGTTGACGTGAAGATTAAAGCGGGCGTTGGCCCTGTGATTTCCAACCCAATCCGTACCGTTCAAGATGTCCATAATCTTGGTGATTTGTCACCACAAGATGATATTCCGTTCGTTCTTGAAACGATTAAAATATTGACGAAAGAACAATTGAATGTTCCGCTCATTGGTTTTGCAGGCGCACCGTTTACACTTGCAAGCTATATGATTGAGGGGGGACCTTCGAAAAGCTATAATTTAACGAAATCATTCATGGTATCTGAGCCAGAAGCGTGGTTTGCCTTAATGGACAAGCTTGCTGATATGACGATTACGTATATTACTGCACAAGTAGCAGCAGGTGCGAAAGCGATTCAAATCTTTGATTCATGGGTAGGGGCTTTGAATGTTGCAGATTACCGTATCTTCATTAAACCAGTAATGACACGTATTTTTACGGAGTTGCGCAAATTGAACGTTCCGCTGATTACATTTGGAGTGGGTGCAAGTCACCTGGCGAACGAGTGGCATGATCTTCCTGTCGACGTTGTCGGTCTTGATTGGCGCTTGTCTATCAAGGAAGCTGGTGAGCGTGGTATGACGAAGCCATTGCAAGGTAATCTGGACCCGTCTATGCTGTTGGCAGACTGGAAAATTATTGAAGAGCGGGCAAAGGTTATTATTGAGCAAGGTGTCGAGCATGGTAGCCATATCTTTAACTTGGGCCACGGCGTTTTCCCTGATGTTAAACCGGCGACATTGAAAAAGCTAACTGAATTTATTCATAGCTATAGTGCACAACTGCGTAAATAAACTGACGAGGTGAACATGATGACGAAGAAACAAATGGGACTGTTAGTAATGGCTTACGGGACTCCGAATAAGGAGGAGGATATTGAATCGTATTACACGCATATCCGCCACGGTCGCCCGCCAGCACCAGAGCAATTGGAGGATTTACGTAATCGGTATGCAGCAATTGGGGGGATTTCACCACTTGCTAAAATTACCGAAAATCAAGCCAATGCGCTTTGTAATCGTCTGAATGAAGTACAGGACGACATTGAATTCAAGGTTTATATCGGATTAAAGCATATTGCGCCGTTCATTGAAGATACGGTAGAAAAAATGCATGCGGATGGTATTAAAGAAGCTGTATCCATCGTATTGGCACCGCATTTTTCAACGTTTTCCGTCAAATCCTATAACGAACGTGTGCAAGAAGAAGCTGACAAGCATGGAATGACCATTACATCAGTAGAAAGCTGGTACAAGCAGCCGAAGTTTATCGACTTTTGGGCTGGTCAAGTTCGAGGGACATTTGAAGGTATGACTGAAGAACAGCGGGCAGTTGCTTGCCTGATTGTTTCAGCTCATTCATTACCAGAAAAGATTTTGGCAAACGGTGATCCGTATGCGGACCAGTTGAAAGAAACGGCTGATTTAATTGCTGCTGCAGCTGGCGTGGACAACTATGAAGTGGGCTGGCAAAGTGAAGGACAGACACCAGAGCCTTGGCTTGGACCAGATGTACAGGATTTGACACGCGCGTTGCATACAACAAAGGGTTATTCGACATTCGTCTACACGCCAGTTGGCTTCGTTTCTGACCATCTTGAAGTGTTATATGACAATGATTATGAGTGTAAAGTCGTTTGTGATGATATTGGGGCTTCTTATTATCGTCCGGCCATGCCGAATGTGGATCCGCTATTTATTGATGCAATGGTGGATGCGGTGTTTGATAAGATGAAAGAAGCTTGAACTACCACCACTTAGCTTACGCTTGAAGTGGTGGATACCTAAGAACACCAGCGTAACCGCCAGTTATTGATTAGGCTCTATCCGTAGTCCCTACGGTGAAAGACAAAATTTGTGTACGTTGAACTCCATTCGTCTAGCGTACTGCTTGGTTTTCGCTTTTCGGCTAGACGAGGCGATTAGAACGTTGAAAATTTTACGTGACGAACGGGTTTCTTGTCACAACCCCATATTTTCAGTTTTCAATGGGCAATCTGTACAACACTATCATAGAACTCACGTTCTGTTTGGGTCAGTATTATGGCTAATGCCAACCGATATTCATCTCCCACCTATTTATTGGGCTACGCCCTTTACATCTCTTGAGGTGAGAGCCTTCTATCGGATAATGATAAAAAATCGTACAGGAAAGTGATGATGGACTATGACTGAACAACGCAAAAAAGTCGTCATCGTCGGGGGAGGGATTACAGGCCTCTCCGCGGCGTTTTATATGCAAAAAGAAGCGCGTGAAAAAGGGCTTCCGCTCGATGTGATCTTGATTGAAGCGTCGAACCAGCTTGGCGGTAAAATCCAAACAGTGCGACGTGACGGCTTTGTCATTGAGCGTGGTCCGGATTCATTTTTAATCCGCAAAAAGAGTGTTGGTCTGCTGGCGGAGGATCTTGGAATCGAAGGGGAACTTGTGAGAAATGCGACTGGCCAGGCTTATGTATTGGTCAATGGTACATTGCATCCGATTCCAGGTGGTTCAGTGATGGGCATTCCAACAGAAATTACGCCATTTTTGAAGACAGGACTATTTTCATGGGCGGGAAAAATACGTGCGGCAGGGGATTTTGTTCTCCCACGATCCGATGTGAAAGGCGACCAGTCATTAGGTGGATTTTTCCGTAGACGTTTCGGTGGAGAAATTGTCGAGAATTTGATTGAACCGTTACTGTCGGGTGTTTATGCAGGCGATATCGACCAAATGAGCTTACAATCGACGTTTCCCCAGTTTTACGAAGTGGAGAAAAAACATCGTAGTCTCATTTTGGGTATGAAAAAGACGACGCCTAAGCAATTGCCGCAGAAAAATAGTCACAGTACGAAGAAGGAAGGCGTCTTCCATACATTCCGTAACGGGCTGGAGACGTTAGTAGAGGCGATTGAACAGCGACTAGAGCCTGGTTCTGTCATGAAAGGCGTGCGAACCGAGGCGATTGAATCTGTAGGAGATAAGACAATTATTGACTTGAATGACGGTCGCAAAGTCGAAGCAGATGCGGTTATTTTGACGACCGGACATGAGATGGCTAGTCGTTTATTTGCTCCACATGGCTTGTTACAAGACTTAGGCGAAATACCGACGACATCAGTTGCAACAGTAGCGCTAGCATTTCCAGCGGCGTCGGTTGTGCAAGATAAAGAAGGAACGGGTTTTCTTGTGTCAAGAAGTAGCGATTATTCGATTACAGCGTGTACGTG
This genomic window contains:
- a CDS encoding antibiotic biosynthesis monooxygenase family protein; protein product: MNIYMTSGTPAFMETVRAKYPKEMMIVMHAGTNALLLHETNGKTVFQTPRRYEVLASSGTLDENGYFVYNHLPVTDEGRPIFEHRFKERTHALDDTLGFIAFRLLRPLDSDTYIVMTEWSASTYYEMWKNSSSFHDAHLTGHAEAGVDSTPHIFTSGAFITSYITNVKEEEA
- the hemY gene encoding protoporphyrinogen oxidase, producing the protein MTEQRKKVVIVGGGITGLSAAFYMQKEAREKGLPLDVILIEASNQLGGKIQTVRRDGFVIERGPDSFLIRKKSVGLLAEDLGIEGELVRNATGQAYVLVNGTLHPIPGGSVMGIPTEITPFLKTGLFSWAGKIRAAGDFVLPRSDVKGDQSLGGFFRRRFGGEIVENLIEPLLSGVYAGDIDQMSLQSTFPQFYEVEKKHRSLILGMKKTTPKQLPQKNSHSTKKEGVFHTFRNGLETLVEAIEQRLEPGSVMKGVRTEAIESVGDKTIIDLNDGRKVEADAVILTTGHEMASRLFAPHGLLQDLGEIPTTSVATVALAFPAASVVQDKEGTGFLVSRSSDYSITACTWTHRKWPTTTPEGKVLIRAFVGRVGDEAIVDLPDAEIEKIVLADLSKIIEITGKPDFTVVTRWKKDRPQYRVGHKQRIEAARLELRAKFPQVKLAGASYNGVGLPDCIDQGRAAVREVMDELF
- a CDS encoding amidohydrolase; translated protein: MKEQLFEKLDSAFEDMVVIRRHLHMHPELSFKEEHTAQYIHDFYADLGVDVQMGVGGNGVVARVKGGRPGKTVALRADFDALPIQDEKDVPYKSTVSGVMHACGHDGHTATLLQVAKAIHELQEDLAGEYVFIHQHAEEYAPGGAISMIEAGCLDGVDVIFGTHLWSLTPLGTIEYLAGPVMAAADRFTITIQGAGGHGAAPHQTKDAIVIGAQLVMNLQQLVARRVNPIDSAVLSIGSFVAENAFNVIADSAKLGGTVRSFNPKVRDLMELEMKRVIDGTALANDCTIEFEYVRGYPAVVNHATETAFLKTVAENVPGAQSVVESTPQMGGEDFSYYLEKVPGTFFFTGAKPAVPYPHHHPKFDFDENAMLLAAKTLGAAALDYQK
- the hemE gene encoding uroporphyrinogen decarboxylase — translated: MTQFNDTLLRAARGEKIEHTPVWYMRQAGRSQPEYLKIKEKYSLEEITHQPELCAYVTKLPVDQYNVDAAILYKDIVTPLPGLGVDVKIKAGVGPVISNPIRTVQDVHNLGDLSPQDDIPFVLETIKILTKEQLNVPLIGFAGAPFTLASYMIEGGPSKSYNLTKSFMVSEPEAWFALMDKLADMTITYITAQVAAGAKAIQIFDSWVGALNVADYRIFIKPVMTRIFTELRKLNVPLITFGVGASHLANEWHDLPVDVVGLDWRLSIKEAGERGMTKPLQGNLDPSMLLADWKIIEERAKVIIEQGVEHGSHIFNLGHGVFPDVKPATLKKLTEFIHSYSAQLRK
- the hemH gene encoding ferrochelatase, which encodes MTKKQMGLLVMAYGTPNKEEDIESYYTHIRHGRPPAPEQLEDLRNRYAAIGGISPLAKITENQANALCNRLNEVQDDIEFKVYIGLKHIAPFIEDTVEKMHADGIKEAVSIVLAPHFSTFSVKSYNERVQEEADKHGMTITSVESWYKQPKFIDFWAGQVRGTFEGMTEEQRAVACLIVSAHSLPEKILANGDPYADQLKETADLIAAAAGVDNYEVGWQSEGQTPEPWLGPDVQDLTRALHTTKGYSTFVYTPVGFVSDHLEVLYDNDYECKVVCDDIGASYYRPAMPNVDPLFIDAMVDAVFDKMKEA